In Oreochromis aureus strain Israel breed Guangdong linkage group 15, ZZ_aureus, whole genome shotgun sequence, a single genomic region encodes these proteins:
- the ebpl gene encoding emopamil-binding protein-like: protein MDSSAPPGLSLVSILSLLACSGQLLAAVLLTRRYCGRSSTQDWWILLWLFYDVIVHLTLEGPFVYLSLVGTVEASDGPLAELWKEYGKADSRWLVSDPTIVSIEILTVILDSLLALLLIHAVLKDKYYRHFLQIALSVCELYGGWMTFCPDWLLGSPHLNTSSLLYLWVYLVFFNGVWVLVPGLLLLQSWFSLRSLHMLRVDQSKAAKRQ, encoded by the exons ATGGACTCATCGGCGCCTCCCGGCCTCTCTCTGGTCTCCATCTTGTCTCTGTTAGCATGCAGTGGCCAGCTGTTGGCAGCTGTCCTGCTAACACGCAGGTATTGTGGGCGGAGCTCTACACAGGACTGGTGGATCTTGCTGTGGCTCTTTTATGATGTCATTGTCCACCTGACACTG gagggTCCATTTGTTTACTTGTCTCTGGTCGGGACGGTGGAGGCTTCTGATGGGCCGCTGGCTGAGCTCT GGAAGGAGTACGGGAAAGCCGACAGTCGCTGGCTGGTTTCTGATCCGACGATCGTCTCCATCGAGATCCTAACCGTCATCCTCGACTCGCTGCTCGCTCTGCTGCTTATACACGCAGTACTGAAGGACAAGTACTACAG ACACTTCCTGCAGATCGCTCTGAGCGTGTGCGAGCTGTACGGCGGCTGGATGACCTTCTGTCCCGATTGGCTGCTGGGCAGCCCTCACCTGAACACATCCTCCTTGCTCTACTTGTGGGTCTACCTGGTCTTCTTTAATGGAGTCTGGGTCCTGGTCCCGGGCCTGCTGCTGCTCCAGTCCTGGTTCAGCCTAAGGAGTCTGCACATGCTCAGAGTGGACCAAAGCAAAGCAGCTAAAAGACAGTGA